The following are encoded together in the Pygocentrus nattereri isolate fPygNat1 chromosome 3, fPygNat1.pri, whole genome shotgun sequence genome:
- the LOC108429160 gene encoding endonuclease domain-containing 1 protein-like, whose amino-acid sequence MRYNSLSSMLGAIPRIHSITLGGLLLLSSLLSPCGGDVGDFSPCLNYFYQAWPPKGIQGTPICQRYENQYHFATLYSRERRTPWFSAYIYTQPQGKRPKEVWKYEPQLAKSQADGNMVPFPIPPEKVDQNVVESQAVQEDYINSTYTRGHLNPSQHHTDPDDRHATFTLTNVVPQRAGSNDGPWASLENRVSKNLQAYCLGEAYVVTGVIPYEKDRWLKDQGRVAIPEYLWSAYCCRNYSHNLPKSLTDTFPSYAAIGRNDPNSTEEIVPVNPHRKKAVLGYDVRPMPLPTLETYLMQRYGTPFSVFYKQCSGS is encoded by the exons ATGCGATATAACTCCCTCTCAAGCATGTTGGGTGCCATTCCCAGAATACACTCCATTACCTTGGGGGGTCTGCTGCTCCTGAGCTCACTGCTGAGCCCCTGTGGTGGGGATGTTGGGGATTTCTCACCCTGCTTGAACTACTTCTACCAGGCCTGGCCACCCAAAGGTATTCAGGGCACTCCAATCTGCCAGCGTTACGAGAACCAGTATCATTTTGCCACACTGTACAGCCGTGAACGGCGCACGCCATGGTTTTCAGCATACATCTACACCCAACCGCAGGGCAAGAGGCCTAAAGAGGTCTGGAAGTATGAGCCTCAG CTGGCCAAATCCCAGGCTGATGGTAACATGGTGCCATTCCCCATACCGCCGGAGAAAGTGGACCAAAACGTAGTGGAGAGCCAGGCTGTTCAGGAAGACTACATCAACTCCACATACACCCGTGGTCATCTGAACCCCAGCCAGCACCACACTGACCCTGATGACCGCCACGCCACCTTCACCCTCACCAACGTGGTCCCGCAGCGGGCCGGCTCCAATGACGGCCCCTGGGCTTCTCTGGAAAATCGAGTCAGCAAGAACCTTCAGGCGTACTGCCTGGGGGAGGCATACGTAGTGACCGGGGTCATCCCATATGAGAAAGACAGATGGCTGAAGGACCAGGGCAGAGTGGCTATCCCTGAGTACCTGTGGTCAGCATACTGCTGCCGCAACTACAGCCACAACCTTCCAAAGAGCCTTACCGACACATTTCCATCGTATGCAGCCATTGGGAGGAATGATCCCAACAGCACAGAGGAGATTGTGCCAGTGAACCCACACCGGAAGAAGGCCGTCCTGGGCTATGATGTCCGGCCCATGCCTCTCCCCACTCTGGAGACCTACCTGATGCAGCGCTACGGAACACCCTTCAGTGTCTTCTACAAGCAGTGCTCAGGGTCATGA